Proteins found in one Synechococcales cyanobacterium T60_A2020_003 genomic segment:
- a CDS encoding succinate dehydrogenase/fumarate reductase iron-sulfur subunit: MQVRFEILRQDENGAPYVQPYELDAAPGNTILDCLNQIKWEQDGSLSFRKNCRNTICGSCSMRINGRSTLACKENIGSEVTRLNAISPSDSVPTMTIAPMGNMPVIRDLVVDMASFWDNLEVVNPYVSTEARRIPEREFLQTPEERDRLNQTGNCILCGACYSECNAREVNPNFVGPHALAKAYRMVEDSRDSTTEERLEAYNQDTTGVWGCTRCYYCNSVCPMDVAPMDQISKIKQEILDRKTAQDSRPIRHRKVLIDLVKEGGWIDERRFGLEVVGNSFRDWRGLISLGPLGLRMLAKGKLPLGFDPSEGTDEVRSLINAVKAQETAESTAGSSH, encoded by the coding sequence ATGCAGGTTCGATTTGAGATTTTACGACAGGACGAAAACGGTGCTCCCTACGTTCAACCCTATGAATTAGACGCTGCTCCGGGAAATACCATCCTCGACTGTCTAAACCAGATTAAATGGGAGCAAGACGGTAGCTTATCATTTCGGAAAAACTGTCGGAATACGATTTGCGGCAGTTGCTCTATGCGGATTAACGGACGCTCGACCCTAGCGTGTAAGGAAAATATTGGCAGCGAGGTTACACGGCTAAACGCAATTTCGCCCTCGGATAGTGTGCCCACGATGACGATCGCTCCGATGGGAAATATGCCCGTTATTCGGGATTTGGTGGTGGATATGGCTAGCTTCTGGGACAACCTAGAAGTGGTGAATCCCTACGTTAGTACAGAAGCACGGCGGATTCCCGAACGGGAATTTCTCCAAACCCCTGAAGAGCGCGATCGCCTCAATCAAACTGGAAACTGTATTTTGTGCGGTGCGTGCTATTCCGAATGCAATGCCCGCGAGGTTAATCCTAATTTTGTCGGCCCCCACGCCCTCGCCAAAGCGTACCGGATGGTTGAAGATTCACGGGATAGCACCACTGAGGAGCGTCTTGAAGCCTATAACCAGGACACAACCGGAGTTTGGGGCTGCACTCGCTGCTACTACTGCAATTCGGTTTGCCCGATGGATGTAGCGCCTATGGATCAGATCAGCAAGATCAAGCAGGAGATTCTAGACCGCAAAACAGCTCAGGATAGTCGCCCGATTCGTCACCGCAAGGTTTTGATTGATTTGGTTAAGGAGGGTGGTTGGATTGATGAACGTCGGTTTGGTTTAGAAGTTGTTGGCAATTCGTTTCGGGATTGGCGTGGGTTGATAAGTCTGGGGCCATTGGGGTTAAGAATGTTAGCAAAAGGCAAGCTTCCCCTGGGCTTTGATCCGTCAGAGGGCACAGACGAGGTGCGATCGCTCATTAACGCGGTCAAAGCACAGGAAACCGCAGAATCTACGGCGGGTTCATCTCACTAG